The Fibrobacter sp. UWB5 DNA segment CACCCGAAAAGAACTTCAACGTTTACTTTAAGCAGACCGTTGGCCTGAATTACGTGGGCGCCGAAGGCATGGTGACCGAAGAACCCATGACCGCGGGCGAAATTTCGCTCGATTCCGTGGCCGCGCTTTCGGACACCATTTGGGTGCAGGGTTACAAGACCGACGTTCCGGCGCAGTTTTCGAGCTACCCTGGCGTACTTGGCGATTGTCCGCTCAAGAAAATTCCCGTGACCGTTTACGACTGGCTGCACGGTACCAAAGGCGACGGCAACGGCAGCGGCAAAAATGGTGACCCCGCAAACGGAGTCAGTGCCGACTTTGGTTCGGGCGGATGTTCCGGCAAAGACAAGGCTGTCACAGGCATGGTCGAATACAATCTCGGCGAAAACGGAGTCCCCGTGCGCGCAGACCCGTTCCCCGAAAAATGCAAGATTACGGAACATCTCGACAGTTGGTTTTTGCCCGAAGTCATTGCCAAAGACGACGAAGGCAACGAATACACCAACATGACTTGCCGCGACCTTTATGTGTCCATGGACGACGAAGGATTCTGGCTTGCTGAAGTTTCCAAAGACCAGATTTCTAAAGGCAACGAGGCTAATTCAGATGGCATGTTCCTGCTGGACGATTTTGAATTTCTCGACGAAGCGAAGACGGTTCCGAACCCTTATTACGACCAACTGAAGGGAACAAAAATCGGAAAGCATAACTTCGGCTATGCCGCAAAAATCCAGGCGACGTTTGAATACGTTCCGGGGCAGTATTTTGATTTTTACGGTGACGACGATGTGTGGGTGTTTATCGACCACCGCCTGGCGGTAGACATTGGCGGGCAGCACGGTCAGGTAGCGGGCGCTGTGGATCTCGATACCATCGGGCAGAATACGGGTGACAAACTTGTTCCCGGCAAAATCTACGACTTCCATATTTTCTATGTGGAACGCCATACGGGCTCTTCGAATTTCCGCATGCGTACCTCGATCGATTTGCAGGTCGATGCGTCAATCTTCTTGTCGTCGGACAATCGTGACGGCGGCACCACTTACGAAGTCTGGCAGATCAACAAGAAAAACAAACTTTCTTGCAACTTTGATGCAAATTCTACCGAGCTCGATACGACCGGTGGCGTGTCTACCTTCAAGCTTACGGGCGGAAATCTCGCAGGGCCAGAAATTCTGGGCATTGGCACCCATTACGAAGGTATCAAGATTACGAGCGATTCTACGTTCTCCATTGACTCTGCGGCGATTGTTTCTAGCTTTGCGCTTGTCCCCGGCCATTACTTTTTAGAGATCACGCTCAAGGCGGACCCGAGTCAAATGGTGAAGGTCGAAATTACGGTGCCCTCGTACTCTGTGCCGAGTGTCGCGTTTGCAAAAGAAGACTGGACGATTCTCGGTAAAGAGGTTTCGGGCGACACCGCCCAAATTGGCCCCTGGGCGTATGCGACTTACCAGGTGAACATTACCTTCTTTGAAGAATGGGCGAAGGTCAACAATTACAACCGCAAGATCAACCTTTCTTTCTCGAACCCGGATATCGATATTTTAGATACGGTGGGCGGCAAGAAAATCAATGTCGTGACTCTCGATGAAAACGGTCGCGCCACGTTCTACGTACATGCGAATTCCCCTGTGTCGGGCGTGAACCTTACGGCCAAGGGCGCTGCAGCGGGTGTTTCGTTGTGGAGTAACTTGAAATTTGCCGAACCGCCTGCACCCCGTGTAGAACGCGCCATTGTGGTAGATAGAAACGGTGACGGTCGTGCGGATAGTTTGTATGTGCATTTCGAGCGCTCTATCATGGGCAATAGCCGACTTGATTCAATCCAGTTTACTTTTGGCGAATCGTTCTTGCCGACATCGAAATTCAAGTTGATAAACGAAACCGATATCGCGATTACGGCCGAAGACATGACCGGCGAAGGTTGCAGCAAGAGCGTTTGCGGCTTTGGCAGCAGGCAATTTACGGGCGATGCGTCCGGTGTTTACACAGGGACTTTGAACAATTGGTTCACCTACGAAAACGAAGGCGAAGTAAGCAACTTCTACATCGAAAATGAACCGGTAAGCGATGGCATTGGCCCCATTATTCTTGCGGCTTCGAAAACCGAAAGCAAAGACGGAAGCAGAATCTTGAACATTACCTTTAGCGAAGCGATTACAGATGAATCGAGGGCGGCCTTTGCCGAGATGTTTGAATTCACCTGCATACGTTCGGGCTCGAATCAGGTACCCGAAAAGCCTGTATTGCAGAGCGGTTTGGGCGCGCAAATGATGCTGGTTTATGCCGTAAGCGAAATGGATGCGGTACTCCCGAATGCCGGGGACATGATCCGCTTTGCACCTCGCGGCTCTGCTCGTGATTTGGTCGGCAATGCGCCACATGCCGAAAACCCGTGGGTCGTAATTACCGGAAACCAGGACCTCGGCGTAGAAAATCCGGGCGTTGTCGCTCTCGGCGAAGACCCTTATGACATCATCAAGAATAATTCCGTAACGCAGCCGAAACTCATAACGGGCACAACGCAGACTGCCCAGCAGATTGCGGATTCCCTGGGCGTGCAAGGGTCGCTTCTTGATTTCGATATCGCGAAAATCATGGTGGAGCAAACGAAAAATGCGGTCGATGCTCTTGAAATCTTTATCAAGTCGCGCATCGGGAGCGAAACCGATTACGACACGACTATTACGAGCATTAGCGAACAAGAAGCGCTTGCGCAATTGTTCAACGATATCCGCGTGAATCTGTTAGACACGTCGTACGGATTTAGCGAACAGACCATCAATGGAATCTTGGACGGCTCCATTACCGAAGAAAACTACAAGAACTTTGTGGGCGAACAGGAACTTGGCGTGATTGCGACCATGATCGAAGCCAATATCGATGCAAGCCGCGACACGACCATTACCATAGGCGGGGTTACGACAGTAACTCAGGGCGACATGTTCGAATTGATCCGTAGCGGAAAACTGGATGCCGAACTTGCCGAGGCGGGGGTGAGCGAAAAACTAGTCGAGGCAATCAAGCGGGGCGATGTGACCGAATACAACCTCGAAGAATACCGCAGCGGCGAAAAGACGGTTGTGGCCGACAATGCAGTGGAACTTTACTACCGCACGCATTATTTTAGCCAATTTGGCCAGTATGTGGGCGGAACGTCGGGTTCCATCAAGTGTTCTGACAAAGAAGTGTACGGCGACGAAGGCTGCCTCAAAAACAAGGGGAAAGTGTTCCTGGCCTGGAACATGCGCTCCAAAAACGGGCGTTTGGTGGGTACAGGCGTCTATATTGCGCGTCTCGAAGTCAAAATTGTGGTAGACGGCAAGAATACGGTGCACCGCACGCACGATTACCTATGGGGCGTACGCCGCGGAAAATCGGGATTTTAGCCCCCCCCCATTGACATTATGTCAATAGAATCTCCTTTTAGGGGGTTCTTTTTTTGTGCCCAAAAGGTAATTTATAATCAGGTTGTTTGAAAAGGTGGAAAAGGAAGGTGTTCTTATGAAGTTTGGTTTTAAGGTCAGGCGTGCCGCCTGCATCGTTTTGGCGGCTACAGCTATTTCGACAGTGAATTCTTTCGCTGTCACAAGTCAGTTCCGCGGTGTGAACTGGGCAGATAAACGCGATAATTTCGTGTCAGACGTGCTGGTGCTTTCGGGCATGAGCCTGTCGGACAATTACCAGTCGGCATCTGTGGTGGCAGACCGCGTTATCGGGCAGTTCCAGGAGCTTTTCGGCACCAACAGCGTGCGAATTCCGGTGAACGAACCCACGATTCTCAAGTTCTGGGATACCTACACGGGCGTTATCGACATGGGTCTTTCCAAGGGCCGTATCGTGATGGGTTACTGGGGCCCCGCACAGCCTTCGGGCCCGAAAAATATGAATGATTGGTGGAGCATGTGGGCAAAAATCGTCGAAAAATACGGCGATCACCCGAATGCCTATTTTGAAATTTTCAACGAACCGCACATGTACAGCAAAACGGAACTGCGCGACCTTTACGCCCAGTGGCTGAGCAAGTTCCCGAATGTGCCGCGCGACCATATTCTGCTTGACGGTTCTGGCCTTGCCTGGAATGTGCCCGACATTGCCGACGACCCGCGCTTCGAAGGTTGCCTTTTCGCGGTGCACGAATACACGTTCTGGAACATGAGCATTACCACCGAACAGGGCTGGAAAAACAGCTTCAAGGGCAAGGTGGGCAAGTACATTGACCGCACCGTGTGTACAGAATGGGGTGGCGCCATGAGCCCTGGTGACAAGGCGGGCGTGCATTACGACTACATGGACTATAATTCTACTCCGACCAACTACTTTATGGCCTACATTCGCGGCATGTCCGATCAATTGCGCGAATGGGAAATGGGTAGCTTCTACTGGCCGGGACTCCGCGATGGTGACTGGTATAGTATGACCAAGCGCAGCGGCGAAGGGGCGAATATCAAGCTCCAAATCGTGAACCAGTCGGGCGTAGACCGCATGAAAATGGCCTGGGCCGACACTGTCGAAACGAACCCGCCAGAACGCAAGGCATACGGTGACAAGGTTGCCGAAATTCCGGGAAAAATCGAGGCCGAAAATTACGACGAAGGCGGAAACCGCTTCAGTTTCTACGACAAGGATGCCACTAACAAGGGCGAAACTTATCGCGAAGACGCTGTGGATGTCG contains these protein-coding regions:
- a CDS encoding fibro-slime domain-containing protein, with protein sequence MNKFKMAALAAALGTGVASAEKTVVFFTPWSNTNAVLFMNGDSVATMTALDNYCGWFKATVDAPEKNFNVYFKQTVGLNYVGAEGMVTEEPMTAGEISLDSVAALSDTIWVQGYKTDVPAQFSSYPGVLGDCPLKKIPVTVYDWLHGTKGDGNGSGKNGDPANGVSADFGSGGCSGKDKAVTGMVEYNLGENGVPVRADPFPEKCKITEHLDSWFLPEVIAKDDEGNEYTNMTCRDLYVSMDDEGFWLAEVSKDQISKGNEANSDGMFLLDDFEFLDEAKTVPNPYYDQLKGTKIGKHNFGYAAKIQATFEYVPGQYFDFYGDDDVWVFIDHRLAVDIGGQHGQVAGAVDLDTIGQNTGDKLVPGKIYDFHIFYVERHTGSSNFRMRTSIDLQVDASIFLSSDNRDGGTTYEVWQINKKNKLSCNFDANSTELDTTGGVSTFKLTGGNLAGPEILGIGTHYEGIKITSDSTFSIDSAAIVSSFALVPGHYFLEITLKADPSQMVKVEITVPSYSVPSVAFAKEDWTILGKEVSGDTAQIGPWAYATYQVNITFFEEWAKVNNYNRKINLSFSNPDIDILDTVGGKKINVVTLDENGRATFYVHANSPVSGVNLTAKGAAAGVSLWSNLKFAEPPAPRVERAIVVDRNGDGRADSLYVHFERSIMGNSRLDSIQFTFGESFLPTSKFKLINETDIAITAEDMTGEGCSKSVCGFGSRQFTGDASGVYTGTLNNWFTYENEGEVSNFYIENEPVSDGIGPIILAASKTESKDGSRILNITFSEAITDESRAAFAEMFEFTCIRSGSNQVPEKPVLQSGLGAQMMLVYAVSEMDAVLPNAGDMIRFAPRGSARDLVGNAPHAENPWVVITGNQDLGVENPGVVALGEDPYDIIKNNSVTQPKLITGTTQTAQQIADSLGVQGSLLDFDIAKIMVEQTKNAVDALEIFIKSRIGSETDYDTTITSISEQEALAQLFNDIRVNLLDTSYGFSEQTINGILDGSITEENYKNFVGEQELGVIATMIEANIDASRDTTITIGGVTTVTQGDMFELIRSGKLDAELAEAGVSEKLVEAIKRGDVTEYNLEEYRSGEKTVVADNAVELYYRTHYFSQFGQYVGGTSGSIKCSDKEVYGDEGCLKNKGKVFLAWNMRSKNGRLVGTGVYIARLEVKIVVDGKNTVHRTHDYLWGVRRGKSGF
- a CDS encoding carbohydrate-binding protein; translation: MKFGFKVRRAACIVLAATAISTVNSFAVTSQFRGVNWADKRDNFVSDVLVLSGMSLSDNYQSASVVADRVIGQFQELFGTNSVRIPVNEPTILKFWDTYTGVIDMGLSKGRIVMGYWGPAQPSGPKNMNDWWSMWAKIVEKYGDHPNAYFEIFNEPHMYSKTELRDLYAQWLSKFPNVPRDHILLDGSGLAWNVPDIADDPRFEGCLFAVHEYTFWNMSITTEQGWKNSFKGKVGKYIDRTVCTEWGGAMSPGDKAGVHYDYMDYNSTPTNYFMAYIRGMSDQLREWEMGSFYWPGLRDGDWYSMTKRSGEGANIKLQIVNQSGVDRMKMAWADTVETNPPERKAYGDKVAEIPGKIEAENYDEGGNRFSFYDKDATNKGETYREDAVDVVTLDGATCNGDACKGYAIGYTEAGEWLEYSVKVAADGKYGVRANVATASETSKIQLLVDGKVLLDTITIDKVDTTWNVYKQVDLGAANLTAGEHILRLVIAGSYVNVDWLQFCEKETCEDKTGIRAIAPAAVSKAAPRLRKQGGKLFVEKNGMRFDLTGHRIK